The Daucus carota subsp. sativus chromosome 9, DH1 v3.0, whole genome shotgun sequence genome window below encodes:
- the LOC135149688 gene encoding uncharacterized protein LOC135149688, giving the protein MDRSWLRADRRTREFQRGVEELLLFAFENGYDENKISCPCLKCAHSKSWKAPTVRCHLFQNGIDQTYTRWIWHGELITESLSPAEGTASSESVDQIPINAENNDSDDDVSLDSSDFFNHVKSEHEPLYPGCEGFTKMKALVKLYNLKAKYQVSDACFSELLLLVGSMLPEGNNFPSSFSEAKKSLCALGMEYEKIHVCPNDCLLSRGQRDEDETSCRICQASRWKLNKKGEELEGVPAKVLWYFPLIPRLRTLFNSPQIAKNMTWHDKERIKDGKLRHPADSKTWKDVDVKWPEFSSDSRNVRLALSSDGFNPFYSTNVDYSCWPVLMSIYNLPPWLCMKRKYIMLCLLISGPKEPGNDIDVFLQPLIEDLQKLWTGKQVYDAYKKEYFLLRGILLWTISDNPAYGNLSGNIVKGYNACPVCVDGTKATRLSNYRKCVVMRHRRWLPRAHPYRRKKEDFDNTVEKETAPIPLTGEEVLERTKHLRSHVFGKTQRQPRFKKGDVRPIFKKVSIFFELEYWKYLPVRHVLDVMHIEKNICEALLGTMLNIPKKTKDKESVRLDMAKMGIRTELRPKNPGRKEKLPLASWNLTHSEKKVVCSSFLGMKLPDGFCSNIRSLVSMETLRLTGMKSHDCHMILHHLLPIAIRSSLQKQVRNTVIRFCLFFKAICSKVIEVDKLEKMQSQLVETLCHLEKYFPPSLFDVMFHLSVHLVREVELCGPIFLRWMYPFERYMKTFKGYIRNRARAEGCIAEAYIAEEAVECLVNHEEATVGLPKNGRHRNDAVCRPLSGASVITPSDNDLHLAHLCVLQNTAAVRPYFNEHMCILMTKYPANENNEMWLKNKQNETFPEWFKEKIASNLLDEMEISQEIRWISDGPNKDVPTFNGYKMDGITFSTKDRDDTRNVQCSGVCVQADTMVVQGKDQIVEHASPTFYGVIIGIWELDYNNFRIPIFRCNWIDMNRGTKVDDLGYTLVNLNRLGFFNDPFVLAKHVKQVCYIDDPLDKLWSVVLKLPEKNYHEDNDEENEGSVEVELENEFFIPNLPDVDLDEATTSYMRDVDELIQLL; this is encoded by the exons ATGGACAGGTCTTGGTTGAGGGCTGATAGAAGAACAAGGGAATTTCAAAGAGGAGTAGAAGAACTATTGTTGTTTGCATTCGAGAACGGATATGATGAAAACAAAATCAGCTGTCCATGTTTAAAATGCGCACATAGTAAATCGTGGAAAGCTCCAACAGTGAGGTgccatctttttcaaaatggaATAGATCAGACCTACACTCGTTGGATTTGGCATGGAGAATTGATTACAGAAAGTCTATCTCCCGCTGAAGGGACAGCCAGTTCAGAATCTGTGGACCAAATCCCTATCAATGCAGAGAataatgatagtgatgatgatgtttCCCTCGATTCATCAGATTTCTTTAACCATGTTAAATCTGAACATGAACCACTTTATCCGGGATGTGAAGGATTTACAAAGATGAAGGCTCTAGTGAAGTTGTATAATTTGAAAGCAAAATACCAAGTATCGGATGCTTGCTTCTCTGAACTTCTACTACTGGTTGGGTCTATGCTTCCGGAAGGCAACAATTTTCCTTCTTCATTCAGCGAGGCTAAGAAAAGCTTGTGTGCTCTTGGAATGGAGTATGAAAAAATTCATGTGTGTCCGAATGATTGTTTATTATCCCGAGGGCAAAGAGATGAAGACGAGACAAGTTGTCGTATATGTCAAGCATCTAGATGGAAGTTGAACAAAAAAGGAGAAGAATTGGAAGGGGTTCCGGCAAAGGTTCTATGGTATTTTCCGTTAATACCACGTTTGAGGACTTTATTCAATTCTCCTCAAATAGCTAAAAATATGACTTGGCATGACAAAGAGAGAATAAAAGATGGTAAATTAAGACATCCGGCAGATTCAAAAACATGGAAGGATGTCGATGTGAAGTGGCCCGAGTTTTCTTCAGATTCTAGAAATGTCCGGTTAGCTTTATCCTCGGATGGATTCAATCCTTTTTATAGCACAAATGTTGATTACTCTTGTTGGCCAGTATTGATGTCAATCTATAATCTCCCACCATGGCTTTGTATGAAAAGGAAGTACATCATGCTATGTTTATTGATATCCGGACCAAAGGAACCCGGCAATGATATCGATGTGTTCCTTCAACCGCTTATTGAAGATTTACAAAAGTTATGGACCGGAAAACAAGTTTATGACGCATACAAGAAGGAGTATTTTTTGCTGCGAGGCATCTTATTATGGACAATTAGTGACAATCCAGCCTATGGTAACTTGTCGGGGAACATTGTAAAAGGGTATAATGCATGTCCTGTTTGTGTTGATGGAACAAAAGCAACGAGGCTGTCTAATTATCGTAAGTGCGTGGTCATGAGGCATCGGAGGTGGTTGCCCCGTGCACATCCATATCGAAGGAAGAAAGAAGATTTTGATAACACAGTGGAAAAGGAAACTGCCCCAATTCCATTAACCGGGGAGGAGGTGCTTgagagaacaaaacatttaagGAGTCATGTCTTTGGTAAAACACAACGCCAGCCTCGATTCAAAAAAGGTGATGTTCGACCTATTTTTAAGAAggtttctatattttttgaacTTGAGTATTGGAAGTATTTGCCGGTTAGACATGTTCTCGATGTGATGCACATCGAGAAAAACATTTGCGAAGCATTACTTGGGACTATGCTTAATATACCCAAGAAGACAAAAGACAAGGAATCTGTCCGGCTAGACATGGCTAAAATGGGAATAAGAACGGAGCTAAGGCCAAAAAATCCCGGGAGAAAGGAGAAGTTACCTTTGGCATCTTGGAATTTAACTCATTCAGAAAAAAAAGTAGTTTGCTCGTCATTTCTTGGCATGAAGTTGCCTGATGGCTTCTGTTCAAATATTAGAAGTTTAGTTTCAATGGAAACTCTTCGACTTACTGGAATGAAATCTCACGACTGCCATATGATCTTGCATCACTTGCTCCCAATTGCGATACGTTCGTCACTGCAAAAACAGGTCAGAAACACTGTCATCAGATTTTGTCTCTTTTTTAAGGCAATTTGCAGTAAAGTTATTGAGGTTGATAAGTTGGAGAAAATGCAATCCCAGCTGGTGGAAACTTTGTGCCACCTTGAAAAGTACTTCCCCCCCTCCTTGTTTGATGTGATGTTTCATCTCTCGGTCCATCTTGTACGAGAAGTAGAGCTTTGTGGGCCAATTTTTCTTAGGTGGATGTATCCATTTGAGAGATATATGAAGACATTTAAAGGGTATATAAGAAATCGGGCTCGTGCAGAAGGTTGCATAGCTGAGGCCTATATTGCAGAAGAAGCTGTTGAGTGTTTGGTGAACCATGAAGAGGCTACTGTTGGGTTACCAAAAAATGGTAGGCATAGGAATGATGCCGTTTGTAGGCCATTATCTGGTGCATCAGTTATAACTCCGAGCGACAATGATTTGCATTTAGCTCATTTATGTGTTTTACAAAATACGGCTGCGGTTAGGCCATATTTTAA TGAACACATGTGTATTTTGATGACCAAATATCCAGcaaatgaaaataatgaaatgTGGCTAAAGAATAAGCAAAATGAGACATTCCCAGAATGGTTCAAAGAAAAG ATTGCTTCAAATTTGCTCGACGAAATGGAGATATCACAAGAAATCAGATGGATCTCAGATGGGCCCAATAAGGATGTCCCTAcatttaatggttacaaaatggATGGGATTACCTTTAGCACCAAAGATCGTGATGATACACGTAATGTTCAGTGCAGTGGCGTGTGTGTTCAAGCCGATACCATGGTTGTGCAGGGGAAGGATCAAATTGTTGAGCATGCCTCGCCTACATTTTATGGAGTGATAATAGGTATATGGGAGTTAGACTATAACAACTTTAGGATCCCTATTTTTCGTTGTAATTGGATTGATATGAATAGAGGGACTAAGGTAGATGACTTGGGTTATACTTTGGTTAATTTGAATAGGTTGGGGTTTTTTAATGATCCATTTGTGTTAGCAAAACACGTTAAACAAGTATGTTACATAGATGATCCTCTTGATAAATTATGGTCCGTGGTGTTGAAATTACCCGAGAAAAACTATCATGAGGACaatgatgaagaaaatgaggGATCCGTGGAAGTAGAACTTGAGAATGAGTTCTTTATACCAAATTTGCCGGATGTTGATTTAGACGAGGCAACAACTAGTTATATGCGAGACGTAGATGAACTAATTCAACTTTTATga
- the LOC135149689 gene encoding uncharacterized protein LOC135149689: MSLINSCKPKFENDATDGSISSQRSKSNPTIQFFVKLFSEMETLVIRADVNDTIEHVLDLIQSKSGIPLNGQPLIYKSKQLYPEQTLGQCCVENDAVLQVVGVMPSTRHVRAQQTSDEIVSLIWRLCKRNPGNKSWDSEARYLIRRNLTDYFTDLLSSDNDMAIGDLQVFSYSGAPAALAMLYMSPDHMIFGDELIRQLVWVIAFMPPYSFQQCVPILLEICKPLRGMPYYGENVIFDTCRTCLSSMVACIEIEAASDGGSVTLI; this comes from the coding sequence ATGTCGCTCATCAATTCCTGCAAACCCAAATTTGAAAATGATGCCACTGACGGCTCCATTTCTTCTCAGCGGTCGAAATCGAACCCTACCATACAGTTCTTCGTAAAATTGTTTTCTGAAATGGAAACATTAGTTATCCGAGCTGATGTTAACGACACGATTGAGCAcgttcttgatttgatccaatCGAAATCTGGAATTCCATTGAACGGGCAGCCGTTAATCTATAAGAGCAAGCAGCTTTACCCGGAGCAAACCCTAGGGCAATGTTGTGTCGAAAATGATGCTGTTTTACAGGTGGTTGGAGTCATGCCGAGTACTCGTCATGTGAGAGCTCAACAAACATCTGATGAGATTGTTTCATTGATTTGGAGATTGTGTAAACGGAATCCGGGGAATAAATCTTGGGACAGTGAAGCACGTTACCTGATTCGAAGAAACCTGACTGATTATTTCACGGATTTGCTGTCGAGTGATAATGATATGGCTATAGGGGATCTGCAGGTATTCTCGTATTCTGGTGCACCAGCTGCGTTAGCAATGTTATATATGTCTCCGGATCATATGATATTTGGTGATGAGTTGATACGACAGTTGGTTTGGGTCATTGCGTTTATGCCTCCATATTCCTTCCAACAATGTGTCCCTATTTTGCTTGAGATTTGCAAGCCGTTGCGTGGGATGCCATATTATGGTGAAAATGTTATCTTTGACACATGCCGAACTTGTCTTAGTTCTATGGTAGCTTGTATCGAAATTGAGGCAGCATCGGATGGAGGTTCCGTTactttaatttaa